The window CAACGGATGACGAATACCATGGGTGCCGCCTCCGAACGGACGACGGATACCGTTCGTGCTGAGCCTGTCGAAGCACCCGCACCTTGCCCTCCAACCGCCTCAGCGCGAACGGCTCAAATCGTCAATACCCCAGAAAAGCCGCCTGTATCAAGGCCGCCTCGGTGGTGAATTCATCGGCCAGCATGCGTCGCCAGAGTTCCTCGTCGTTGATCAGCTCGAATCGTTCCACCTCACCGTCCTGATTGACCGGCAGCAGGCCCTCGGGCAGCGTCGCCACGAACCAGTCGATGCGCTCGATCACGTAGCCCGCGCCGCCGCCATCGTCGCTCGGCCGGCGTGTGGTGACGAAGCCGCCGTGGCGCAGGCCCTGCAAGGTGTGCAGCCGCAGGCCGGCCTCCTCCCAGGTCTCGCGCAGCAGCGCCGTCTGCACTGTGTCCCGGGCCGAGACCATGCCGCCCATCAAGGTGTCCCACAGGCCCGGGTCGTTGGGCTTGTCGAAGGCGCGCTGCTGCACCCAGTGCCGGCCGTCGGGCGCCAGCCCCACCAGGTGCACGGCCTGCGTGGTGATGCCCAGGCCGCGCACCACGGCGCGTTCGACGGTGGCCACCCGTTCGCCGCCCCGATTCGGCACGGCGAGTTGCTCGTCGCGCCAGGCATGGGCTAGGCCGGCTTCGCGCAAGGCGTCGGCGAGCAACGCCAGGCTGCTGGTCGGCTCGCCATGCAAGCGCCAACCGCGCTCTGTTTTTTGAAGCACCTCGCGCTGATCCACCAAGGGCTGCAGGTCGATTCGGCTTAGAAAATCAGGCTCGACCGAGCCGATCTCGTGCGGTCCCGCATACAAGGGCACACGCGGCCGGCGCGGCGGCACCTCCGCGCCAGCGCGCAGCGCGGCCAGCCAGGCCGCGCGTTCGGTGTCCTGGCTCACAGCGTGAGGATGCTGCAGCCGGTCGTCTTGCGCGCTTCCATGTCCTGGTGCGCCTGCTGCACTTCGGCCAGCGGATAACGCTGGTCGATGTGGATCTGCACCGCACCGCTTTCCACCACCGCGAACAGGTCGTCGGCCATGGCCTGGGTGTTCTCGCGCGTGGTCATGTGGGCGAACAGCGTGGCGCGGGTAAGGTACAGCGACTTGGGCGCCAGGATCGCTGGGGCGAACGGCGGCACGGCGCCCGAGGCGTTGCCGAAGCTCGCGAGCAGCCCGAAGGTGCGAAGGCATTCAAGCGACTTGTCGAAGGTGTCCTTGCCGATCGAGTCGTACACCACCTTCACGCCTTCGCCGCCGGTGATCTCCTTCACGCGCGCGGCGAAATCCTCGGTGCCGTAGTTGATCACGTGGGCGGCGCCATTGGCCTTGGCGAGTGCGCACTTCGCGTCCGAACCGGCCGTGCCGATCAGCTGCAGGCCCAGCGCCCGCGCCCACTGGCAGGCAATCAGGCCGACACCGCCGGCGGCGGCATGGAACAGCACGAAGTCGCCGGCCTGCAGCCCGCCCTGCGGCAGGGTTTTCTTGAGCAGGTACTGCACCGTCAGGCCCTTGAGCATCATGGCTGCGCCGGTCTCGAAGGAGATGGCGTCGGGCAGCTTGCAGACCGTCTTGGCCGGCATCACGCGCAGTTCGCAGTAGCTGCCGGGCGGCGCGCTGGCATAGGCCGCGCGGTCGCCGGCGCGCAGGTGGGTCACGCCCTCGCCCACCGCCTCCACCACGCCCGCACCTTCCATGCCGAGCGAGAGCGGCATCTTCTGTGGGTACAGGCCGGAGCGCTGGTAGATGTCGATGAAGTTCAGCCCGATGGCCTTGTGGCGGATGCGGATCTCGCCCGGGCCGGGCTCGCCCACCGGAAGTTCGACAAGCTTGAGCTGGTCGGCGCCGCCGTGCTGGTCGATGCGGATGGCTTTGGTGGTGAGTGTCATGGATGTCTTCCTTGATGTTGGGAACGAGGTCGACGCGCATCCTGCCATGTTTTGCGCCGCCGCGTGGCACGCGTGGGCAACGGCCGCCGGTCCGGGGCGACCGAGGCTCCGGCCTCGGGGAAGCCGAGGTGGTTACAGTCTGGGGTTCGCCGCACTCGCCCAGCCCCGCTCCCCATCAATGACCCAGCGCATCCCCGCCTCCGCCATCTTCTACCTCACGCTCGCCCCGTTGCTGTGGGCCGGCAATGCCGTCGTCGGCCGCCTCGTGCACGAATTGGTGCCGCCGATGACGCTGAATTTCCTGCGTTGGGCGCTGGCCTTCGTGCTGCTGCTTCCGCTGGCCAGCCAGGTCCTGCGCAAGGACAGCCCGCTCTGGACCCACTGGCGCCGCTACGCCGTGCTCGGCCTGCTGGGCGTGGGCATGTACAACGCACTGCAGTACCTGGCGCTGCAGACTTCCACGCCGATCAACGTCACCCTGGTCACCTCCAGCATGCCGGTGTGGATGCTGGCCACGGGATGGCTGTTCTTCCGCGCCACGGTCTCGCCGCGGCAGATCGCCAGCGCGGTGTTGTCCATGCTCGGTGTGCTGCTGGTGCTGAGCCGCGGCGAATGGGGCCAGTTGCTCGCCTTGCGCCTCGTGCCCGGCGACCTCTACATGCTGCTGGCCACCATCGCCTGGGCCTTCTACAGCTGGCTGCTGATGGGCACGCGCGAGCCGGCCACGATCCGCGGCGACTGGGCCGCGTTCCTGATGGCGCAATTGGTGTTCGGCCTGGGCTGGTCGGGCGTCTTCGCCGCGGGTGAGCAGGTGCTGGGCAGCACACCGGTGCAATGGGGCCTGCCGCTGGCCGCGGCCCTGGTCTTCATCGCCGTGGGCCCGGCCATCCTGGCCTACCGCGCCTGGGGCACGGGTGTGCAACGTGCAGGGCCCAACGTGGCCGCGTTTTTCCTGAACCTCACGCCGCTGTTCGCCGCGCTGATGTCAACCGCGTTCCTGGGCGAAGCGCCGCACTGGTACCACGCGGCGGCGTTCGCGCTGATCGTGGGGGGGATCGTGGTTTCGGGGTTGAAGCGGTGATGGGCTGAGCCGGGCCCTTCGACAAGCTCAGGGCGAACGGGGAACAAATACCCCCGTTCGTGCTGAGCCTGTCGAAGCATCTGCACCAGGCCCTTCGACAAGCTCAGGGCGAACGGAGAAAACGCTAAACCGGCCTGTCCGCCGGTTTGCGCATCAGCGTCAACGCGAGCGCGGCCGAGGCCACCATCAGGAACAGGCTCACCGCATTGAGCACCGGCGTGGCGCCCTCGCGCATGCGGCCATACATCATCACCGTGAGCGGTGCATCGGAGCCGACCAGCATCAGCGTGGTGTTGAAGTTCTCGAACGACATCAGGAAAGCGATCGCCGCCGCGCCGATCAGCGCGGGTGCCAGGTACGGCAGCGTGATCGTCATGAACACCGCCGCACGCGTGGCACCGAGGTTGTAGGCCGCGTCTTCGAGCGTGAGATCGAAGCGCTTCAGGCGAGCGGTGATGATGAGCGAGGCGATGGACACGATGTAGGCGAACTGGCCCAGCACCACCAGCGGCAGGCCGGGCCGCAGGAAGTCGAGTTCCAACCCCCAGGTGTCGTCGGCGAACTGCGCGAGCCGGCTGGCGAAGGCCAGGATCGAGATGCCCAGGATCACGCCCGGAATCACCAGCGGCGCCAGCATCAGCAGCGACAGCGCCTGTTTGCCGGGAAAGCGGCTGCGCTCGATGAGGAAGGCGTTGGTGGTGCCGACCACCACCGACAGCAGCGTCACCCAGGCCGCCACCACCACGCTGGTCCACAGGCTGCCGAGCAGGGGCTTGTCGGCGAACAGGCCGACACGGCCGCCGCCCGCCGCACCGCTGCCGAAGAACCAGTCGAGCGTGAAGCCGCGCCACGGCGGTGCGGGATAAGGCGCATCGTTGAAGGCGAACACCGCCACCACCACCAGCGGCAGGAACAGGAACGCGAAGAACGCGACGCAGTACACGACGGTGCTGGCGCGCAGCCAGGTGGGACGAGGCAGGGAGGCGATCATGGTGCTGCGCTCAGGTTTTGCTCATCACTTCACCGAACTTCTGCCCGGTGATTTTCAGGCCCGCCCAGACGATGGCCGTGGACAGGCCCAGCAGCAGGAAACCGAAGGCCGCGCCCTGCTCCCAGTTGAACCGCGTGATGAACTGCGTGTAGATCTGCTCGGTGAACCACAGCGAGTTCTTGCCGCCAAGCAGCGTCGGCGTAAGGTAGTTGCCCAGCGTGAGCATGAACACCACGATGCAGCCGGCGAGGATGCCCGGCGCCGCGTGTGGAATGACGATCTGCCACAGGATGGACGGGCCGTTGCCGCCGAGGTCGTAGGCGGCCTCGATCAGGCTGTCGTCCAGGCTCTCCAGGGCGCTGATCAGCGGCACCACCATGAACAACATCGAGGTGTAGACCAGGGCCACGAGGATGGTCGCGTCGCGGTACAGCAGTTCCACCGGCGTATCGGTGATGCCGAGCTTCACCAACAGCGCGGGCAGCACGCCCGACTCGCGCAGCAGGATCATCCAGCCGAGTGTGCGCACGGTTTCGCTCACCCAGAATGGAATCAGGCACAACACCAGCAGCAGCGACTTGGTGCGGCCCTTGACCAGCTTGGCGATGGTCCAGGCGATCGGAAAGGCCAGCAGCAGCGTGATGGCGGTGGCCACGATCGACATCGTCGCCGTGCGCACGAAGGTGTGCCAGTACAGTGGCTCCTCGAAGAAGGTGCGGTACTGCGCAAAGCTCGGCGCGTACTGCCGCGGCGCCACGCGTTCGCGCAGCGACAGCACGGCCAGGTCCACATGCGGCAGCACGATCAGCCCCACCAGCCAGACGATGGCCGGCGCGAGCA of the Rhodoferax koreense genome contains:
- a CDS encoding NUDIX hydrolase, which encodes MSQDTERAAWLAALRAGAEVPPRRPRVPLYAGPHEIGSVEPDFLSRIDLQPLVDQREVLQKTERGWRLHGEPTSSLALLADALREAGLAHAWRDEQLAVPNRGGERVATVERAVVRGLGITTQAVHLVGLAPDGRHWVQQRAFDKPNDPGLWDTLMGGMVSARDTVQTALLRETWEEAGLRLHTLQGLRHGGFVTTRRPSDDGGGAGYVIERIDWFVATLPEGLLPVNQDGEVERFELINDEELWRRMLADEFTTEAALIQAAFLGY
- a CDS encoding quinone oxidoreductase family protein, which encodes MTLTTKAIRIDQHGGADQLKLVELPVGEPGPGEIRIRHKAIGLNFIDIYQRSGLYPQKMPLSLGMEGAGVVEAVGEGVTHLRAGDRAAYASAPPGSYCELRVMPAKTVCKLPDAISFETGAAMMLKGLTVQYLLKKTLPQGGLQAGDFVLFHAAAGGVGLIACQWARALGLQLIGTAGSDAKCALAKANGAAHVINYGTEDFAARVKEITGGEGVKVVYDSIGKDTFDKSLECLRTFGLLASFGNASGAVPPFAPAILAPKSLYLTRATLFAHMTTRENTQAMADDLFAVVESGAVQIHIDQRYPLAEVQQAHQDMEARKTTGCSILTL
- a CDS encoding DMT family transporter; the protein is MTQRIPASAIFYLTLAPLLWAGNAVVGRLVHELVPPMTLNFLRWALAFVLLLPLASQVLRKDSPLWTHWRRYAVLGLLGVGMYNALQYLALQTSTPINVTLVTSSMPVWMLATGWLFFRATVSPRQIASAVLSMLGVLLVLSRGEWGQLLALRLVPGDLYMLLATIAWAFYSWLLMGTREPATIRGDWAAFLMAQLVFGLGWSGVFAAGEQVLGSTPVQWGLPLAAALVFIAVGPAILAYRAWGTGVQRAGPNVAAFFLNLTPLFAALMSTAFLGEAPHWYHAAAFALIVGGIVVSGLKR
- a CDS encoding ABC transporter permease, which gives rise to MIASLPRPTWLRASTVVYCVAFFAFLFLPLVVVAVFAFNDAPYPAPPWRGFTLDWFFGSGAAGGGRVGLFADKPLLGSLWTSVVVAAWVTLLSVVVGTTNAFLIERSRFPGKQALSLLMLAPLVIPGVILGISILAFASRLAQFADDTWGLELDFLRPGLPLVVLGQFAYIVSIASLIITARLKRFDLTLEDAAYNLGATRAAVFMTITLPYLAPALIGAAAIAFLMSFENFNTTLMLVGSDAPLTVMMYGRMREGATPVLNAVSLFLMVASAALALTLMRKPADRPV
- a CDS encoding ABC transporter permease; its protein translation is MAASNGSSTSAQARLILLLLLAPAIVWLVGLIVLPHVDLAVLSLRERVAPRQYAPSFAQYRTFFEEPLYWHTFVRTATMSIVATAITLLLAFPIAWTIAKLVKGRTKSLLLVLCLIPFWVSETVRTLGWMILLRESGVLPALLVKLGITDTPVELLYRDATILVALVYTSMLFMVVPLISALESLDDSLIEAAYDLGGNGPSILWQIVIPHAAPGILAGCIVVFMLTLGNYLTPTLLGGKNSLWFTEQIYTQFITRFNWEQGAAFGFLLLGLSTAIVWAGLKITGQKFGEVMSKT